Proteins found in one Paraburkholderia caballeronis genomic segment:
- a CDS encoding DUF4399 domain-containing protein, whose amino-acid sequence MTPSTSRRWLAAAACVGLFAAAGAARADGVSFVEPKDGATVSSPVHVKFAVDGMTVAPAGTTTPGTGHHHLLIDSGPLPKGEVVPANDKSLHYGKGQTEADVPLPPGDHTLTAQFADGAHRSDGPDWAQTVTVHVK is encoded by the coding sequence ATGACCCCCAGCACTTCTCGCCGATGGCTCGCGGCGGCGGCATGCGTCGGACTTTTCGCGGCGGCGGGCGCCGCGCGCGCGGACGGCGTGTCGTTCGTCGAGCCGAAGGACGGCGCGACGGTCAGCAGCCCGGTTCACGTGAAGTTCGCCGTCGACGGGATGACGGTCGCGCCCGCCGGCACCACGACGCCCGGCACCGGCCATCATCATCTGCTGATCGACAGCGGCCCGCTGCCGAAGGGCGAAGTCGTACCCGCGAACGACAAGTCGCTGCACTACGGCAAGGGACAGACCGAGGCGGACGTGCCGCTGCCGCCCGGCGACCACACGCTGACCGCGCAGTTCGCGGACGGCGCGCATCGCTCGGACGGCCCGGACTGGGCGCAGACGGTCACGGTCCACGTGAAGTAA
- a CDS encoding rubredoxin produces MSEVIEYKSWVCLICGWIYNEEEGLPDEGIAPGTRFADIPDDWRCPLCDVGKAEFAVVEF; encoded by the coding sequence GTGAGTGAAGTGATCGAGTACAAGAGCTGGGTCTGCCTGATCTGCGGGTGGATCTACAACGAAGAAGAAGGGCTGCCGGATGAAGGGATCGCGCCGGGCACGCGCTTCGCGGACATTCCGGACGACTGGCGCTGCCCGCTGTGCGACGTGGGCAAGGCGGAGTTCGCGGTGGTCGAGTTCTAG